One window of Gemmatimonadaceae bacterium genomic DNA carries:
- a CDS encoding alpha/beta hydrolase, giving the protein MDGGVVRGEFLDVGGARLYYYAAGTRGGGEPLVLIHGFPTSSHLWQDLVPLLPDGRRVVVLDLLGYGRSDPPGELPLDIRAHADRLLILLDLLGINRACLIGHDVGGGIAQAVAVKAPHRVSHLCLISSVSFDDWPSREVKMARATLPLTRHLPATWVLGVLKTDLARGYVDADLAARSIERYVRGFATPAGRDLLVAHLEALDSADTLEIGARLGSVPAPTAIIQGAHDPFLTTAAARRLQQAIRGSTLEIIESARHFLPEESPERLARIITALVEQ; this is encoded by the coding sequence ATGGACGGTGGTGTAGTGCGCGGCGAGTTCCTGGACGTCGGCGGCGCACGCCTCTACTACTACGCCGCCGGCACGCGGGGTGGCGGTGAGCCCCTCGTCCTCATCCACGGCTTCCCCACCTCGTCGCATCTCTGGCAGGACCTCGTCCCGCTGCTGCCCGATGGCCGGCGCGTGGTCGTGCTCGACCTGCTGGGCTACGGCCGGAGTGATCCCCCGGGCGAGCTGCCGCTCGACATCCGCGCGCACGCCGACCGGCTCCTGATCCTGCTCGACCTCCTCGGGATCAATCGCGCCTGCCTCATTGGCCACGACGTGGGAGGTGGCATCGCACAGGCCGTGGCCGTCAAGGCGCCGCATCGCGTGTCGCACCTCTGCCTGATCAGCAGCGTGTCGTTCGACGACTGGCCCTCGCGCGAAGTGAAGATGGCGCGCGCCACACTGCCACTGACGCGCCATCTTCCAGCCACCTGGGTGCTCGGCGTGCTCAAGACCGACCTCGCGCGCGGCTACGTCGACGCCGACCTCGCGGCCCGATCCATCGAGCGGTACGTCCGCGGCTTCGCGACGCCGGCCGGACGCGACCTCCTCGTGGCGCACCTCGAGGCGCTCGACAGCGCCGACACACTCGAGATCGGCGCCAGGCTCGGGTCGGTGCCCGCCCCCACCGCCATCATCCAGGGCGCCCACGACCCGTTCCTCACCACGGCCGCCGCGCGACGCCTGCAGCAGGCCATCCGCGGATCGACCCTCGAGATCATCGAGTCGGCGCGGCACTTCCTCCCCGAGGAATCACCCGAGCGGTTGGCCAGGATCATCACTGCGCTCGTGGAGCAGTGA
- a CDS encoding serine/threonine protein kinase: protein MTAPAASGSDALRDRLAAALAPAYTVEAELGRGGMSVVYRARDVRLRRDVAVKVLPPELAFVANVRERFMREAQTAAQLTHPHIVPIYGVEERDTLVWIVMALVEGETLGDRLAREGRVDGPETERILGSVADALAYAHAHGVIHRDIKPDNILIERDSKRVLVTDFGIARAAEGDGRLTLTGVAVGTPTYMSPEQAIGEGEVDGRTDLYSLGIVGYQMLAGAPPFVANSTPALMLKQVSEPLPPLAARAPSAPLALVAAIERALAKKPADRWPTLADFASALRNPRTGAAAAVDPVRLPPTPPVIGVPAMSRPARGADDPAPRSAPPPREARPLAPPPLRPPGLPVPPRPPVPLAGANAVPAWVYGASADAKSIALQAQTFRRHAKSTFATLAFLGIINGIWDGFPWIVFPAFGMLMGLSARWRPLGDAGLSFFDVMRNDRALESAGVEGTVPATLFSNSLAGRARRFARRIKVAAVAAGTAVVSLVVGSTFEIQALIPVMLGGGAVALVSAVSAMRAARPLRRLGFRRRDLLNGTWRDSEAARSAGTAFRLREEEVSQLAPPDVVMSAYGERLRLAVDDRTAIRQQMARLDGGGSSVIPDMLPTVNALVQRIAEVCGALHQLDRDMGSATDGSLDGRIAELRMRGVPDSDATLSLLLRQRQSIADLEGRRTSLRAKLESASLRLQGLRLDVLRLGSLGLDVPQVRSDVGMATEQAQALSRDLAYLLEGAREADRVS, encoded by the coding sequence ATGACCGCGCCCGCCGCGTCCGGCAGCGACGCCCTGCGCGACCGCCTCGCGGCGGCACTCGCCCCCGCCTACACCGTGGAGGCGGAACTCGGCCGCGGCGGCATGAGCGTGGTGTACCGGGCCCGGGACGTGCGCCTGCGGCGCGACGTGGCGGTGAAGGTGCTCCCGCCGGAGCTGGCGTTCGTGGCGAACGTGCGCGAACGGTTCATGCGCGAGGCGCAGACCGCCGCGCAGCTCACGCATCCGCACATCGTGCCGATCTACGGCGTCGAGGAGCGCGACACGCTGGTCTGGATCGTGATGGCGCTGGTCGAGGGCGAGACGCTCGGCGATCGCCTCGCCCGGGAGGGACGAGTCGATGGGCCGGAGACGGAGCGCATCCTGGGGAGCGTCGCCGACGCCCTGGCGTACGCCCATGCGCATGGCGTGATCCATCGTGACATCAAGCCGGACAACATCCTCATCGAGCGCGATTCGAAGCGCGTGCTGGTGACCGACTTCGGGATCGCGCGTGCCGCCGAAGGGGATGGCCGACTGACGCTCACCGGCGTGGCCGTCGGCACGCCGACGTACATGAGCCCCGAGCAGGCGATCGGCGAGGGGGAGGTGGACGGGAGGACGGACCTCTATTCGCTGGGCATCGTGGGATACCAGATGCTCGCGGGTGCGCCGCCGTTCGTCGCCAACAGCACGCCGGCGCTGATGCTGAAGCAGGTCTCGGAACCGCTGCCGCCGCTGGCGGCGCGCGCGCCATCGGCGCCGCTGGCACTGGTGGCCGCGATCGAGCGTGCGCTGGCCAAGAAACCCGCCGACCGCTGGCCGACGCTGGCCGACTTTGCGTCGGCGCTGCGGAATCCGCGCACCGGGGCTGCGGCGGCGGTCGACCCGGTGCGCCTGCCGCCCACGCCGCCGGTGATCGGCGTGCCGGCGATGTCGAGGCCCGCGCGGGGGGCGGACGACCCCGCACCGCGCTCCGCCCCGCCGCCGCGCGAGGCGCGGCCGCTGGCCCCACCGCCGTTGCGTCCGCCGGGCCTGCCCGTGCCCCCGCGGCCTCCCGTGCCGCTGGCCGGCGCGAATGCGGTGCCAGCGTGGGTGTACGGTGCGAGCGCAGACGCGAAGAGCATCGCGCTCCAGGCGCAGACGTTCCGGCGGCACGCGAAGAGCACCTTCGCGACGCTCGCGTTCCTGGGCATCATCAACGGGATCTGGGACGGATTTCCCTGGATCGTGTTCCCGGCCTTCGGCATGCTGATGGGCCTGAGCGCCCGCTGGCGCCCGCTGGGGGATGCCGGCCTGTCATTCTTCGACGTGATGCGCAACGACCGCGCGCTGGAGAGCGCCGGTGTCGAGGGCACGGTGCCGGCGACACTGTTCAGCAACAGCCTCGCCGGACGCGCGCGGCGGTTCGCGCGGCGCATCAAGGTCGCGGCGGTCGCGGCGGGCACCGCGGTGGTGTCGCTGGTCGTCGGCAGCACGTTCGAGATCCAGGCACTGATCCCGGTCATGCTCGGCGGCGGCGCGGTGGCGCTCGTCTCGGCCGTCAGCGCCATGCGCGCTGCGCGCCCGCTGCGGCGACTCGGCTTCCGCCGCCGGGACCTGCTCAACGGCACCTGGCGCGACAGCGAGGCGGCACGCTCGGCGGGCACGGCGTTCCGCCTGCGCGAGGAGGAAGTGTCGCAGCTCGCGCCGCCCGACGTGGTGATGAGCGCGTACGGCGAGCGGCTCCGGCTGGCGGTGGACGACCGCACCGCCATCCGGCAGCAGATGGCACGGCTGGACGGCGGCGGCAGCTCCGTCATCCCGGACATGCTCCCCACCGTGAATGCGCTGGTGCAGCGCATCGCGGAGGTCTGCGGCGCGCTGCACCAGCTCGACCGCGACATGGGCAGCGCCACCGACGGCTCGCTCGACGGTCGCATCGCCGAGTTGCGCATGCGCGGCGTGCCCGATTCCGATGCGACACTCTCGCTGCTGTTGCGCCAGCGGCAGTCCATCGCGGATCTCGAGGGGCGGCGCACCAGCCTGCGTGCGAAGCTGGAGAGTGCATCGCTGCGGCTGCAGGGCCTGCGCCTCGACGTGCTGCGGCTCGGGTCGTTGGGCCTCGACGTGCCGCAGGTCCGCTCGGATGTCGGCATGGCGACGGAGCAGGCCCAGGCACTCTCGCGCGATCTCGCGTATCTTCTCGAAGGGGCCCGCGAGGCTGACCGCGTCTCCTGA
- a CDS encoding serine/threonine protein kinase codes for MPDPVDATADTELLARVERALAPQYEVEGELGRGGMGIVYRARDTRLKRTVAVKLLPPELAYRTEIKSRFLREAEMAAQLAHPNIVPIYSVDEKDGLVYFIMACVDGDNLGKQMATRGPLPVADVRRIMREVAGALAFAHARKFVHRDIKPDNILIDKDDGRAIVTDFGIARAVQDGAETRLTATGIAIGTPAYMSPEQCAGEREIDGRADLYALGTLGYQMLAGRLPFEANSTPALLVKQLSEKPLPIVERRPDTPPDLAGIIMRLLEKEPSARYATADELTAALDGRISSGYRAPAPVRPAAPLVGQAPQPAWVYGGAGQATGAMAAAPAYGAQPSYVEATADEVARWYAPQVVKFRKGLAPFLTATGVTLLMKMLNVGDLTFIPAFWSIGIAMGYAKLWQAGYDWRDVFKQQRHVLLADVMSEKAEDVAALWDPNKRNMVRERQRLRLQQGTGGSLFSATDRLASEDGTLPAGVVPGAAVDDRNRYGTWLDAVRDGVSDRAEIQRMYETLPKAERGIASGILSKSEELLNAVKAEAAQLADLDRNAAALPDVGRIESEIAMLEAQANPLERGSEERVRRLARLRREGRLASTEKARRERSTDRLERARAALRSIRFDLVKLRTGATPGSAAQVTQLAERAQELARDVDAVLAAVGSEKASRTSPGTR; via the coding sequence GTGCCTGACCCGGTAGATGCCACCGCCGACACCGAGCTGTTGGCGCGAGTCGAGCGCGCCCTCGCCCCTCAATACGAGGTGGAGGGCGAGCTCGGTCGCGGCGGCATGGGCATCGTGTACCGGGCGCGCGACACGCGCCTGAAGCGCACCGTCGCCGTCAAGCTCCTCCCGCCGGAACTCGCCTACCGCACCGAGATCAAGTCGCGCTTCCTGCGCGAGGCGGAGATGGCGGCCCAGCTCGCGCACCCGAACATCGTGCCGATCTACTCGGTGGATGAGAAGGACGGGCTGGTCTACTTCATCATGGCCTGCGTCGACGGCGACAACCTCGGCAAGCAGATGGCCACCCGCGGCCCGCTGCCGGTGGCCGACGTCCGCCGCATCATGCGCGAGGTGGCCGGCGCGCTGGCCTTCGCCCATGCGCGCAAGTTCGTGCACCGCGACATCAAGCCCGACAACATCCTGATCGACAAGGATGACGGGCGCGCGATCGTGACCGACTTCGGCATCGCGCGCGCCGTGCAGGACGGGGCCGAGACACGGCTGACCGCCACCGGCATCGCCATCGGCACGCCCGCCTACATGTCACCGGAGCAGTGCGCCGGCGAGCGCGAGATCGATGGCCGCGCCGACCTCTATGCGCTCGGCACGCTCGGGTACCAGATGCTGGCCGGCCGCCTGCCGTTCGAGGCCAACAGCACGCCGGCATTGCTCGTGAAGCAGCTCTCGGAGAAGCCGCTCCCGATCGTCGAGCGTCGTCCCGACACGCCGCCCGATCTCGCGGGCATCATCATGCGCCTCCTGGAGAAGGAGCCGTCGGCGCGCTACGCCACGGCCGACGAGCTGACGGCGGCGCTGGACGGCCGCATCTCGTCGGGGTACCGCGCCCCCGCACCGGTGCGCCCCGCGGCGCCGCTGGTGGGTCAGGCCCCGCAGCCGGCCTGGGTGTACGGCGGCGCAGGGCAGGCCACCGGCGCAATGGCTGCCGCGCCGGCCTACGGCGCCCAGCCGTCCTACGTCGAGGCCACCGCCGACGAGGTGGCACGCTGGTATGCGCCGCAGGTGGTGAAGTTCCGCAAGGGACTGGCGCCGTTCCTCACGGCCACCGGCGTCACGCTGCTGATGAAGATGCTCAACGTCGGCGACCTCACCTTCATCCCGGCCTTCTGGTCGATCGGCATCGCGATGGGCTATGCGAAGCTGTGGCAGGCGGGCTACGACTGGCGCGACGTGTTCAAGCAGCAGCGGCACGTGCTGCTGGCCGACGTGATGTCGGAGAAGGCAGAGGACGTGGCGGCGCTCTGGGACCCGAACAAGCGCAACATGGTGCGAGAGCGCCAGCGCCTGCGCCTGCAGCAGGGCACCGGCGGGTCGCTCTTCTCGGCCACCGACCGCCTCGCCTCCGAGGATGGCACGCTGCCCGCCGGCGTCGTGCCCGGGGCGGCCGTCGACGACCGCAACCGCTACGGCACCTGGCTCGACGCGGTGCGTGACGGCGTGAGCGACCGGGCCGAGATCCAGCGCATGTACGAGACGCTGCCGAAGGCGGAGCGGGGCATCGCCAGCGGGATCCTGTCGAAGTCCGAGGAGTTGCTGAACGCCGTGAAGGCCGAGGCGGCACAGCTCGCGGACCTCGACCGGAACGCGGCCGCACTGCCCGACGTGGGGCGCATCGAGAGCGAGATCGCGATGCTCGAGGCCCAGGCGAACCCGCTGGAACGCGGCAGCGAGGAGCGCGTGCGCCGCCTGGCCAGGCTGCGCCGCGAGGGACGGCTGGCATCCACCGAAAAGGCGCGGCGCGAGCGCTCCACCGATCGCCTCGAGCGTGCACGGGCCGCCCTGCGCTCGATCCGCTTCGACCTCGTCAAGCTGCGCACGGGTGCGACCCCGGGCTCGGCGGCGCAGGTGACGCAGCTCGCCGAGCGCGCGCAGGAACTGGCACGTGATGTGGACGCCGTGCTCGCCGCCGTCGGCAGCGAGAAGGCGTCGCGCACGTCGCCGGGCACGCGCTGA
- a CDS encoding DUF4397 domain-containing protein → MTRPFLTAAALLLLTACASDDTAGPDLTDARVRFVHALADTSAVDFRINATLNASQTAVPYGAASAYLSVSAGTLAFAVQPSPSESADKPRSLASLNQIRVSDGASLTVLGAGQARDTVSGRAAALSAYVDDVTQPAGGQARLRVINGAADADGLDLYVTPAGGAVTGTPTFAGVDYRSTLTTVMAPGSYTLTLTALSEPATVLATGSITLPAGGAQTVVVVGFSGTLPFGVPVARRIGFVTMVNRAP, encoded by the coding sequence ATGACGCGCCCATTCCTGACCGCAGCGGCACTGCTGCTGCTCACCGCCTGCGCCAGCGACGACACCGCCGGCCCCGACCTCACCGATGCGCGCGTGCGTTTCGTGCACGCGCTGGCCGACACGTCGGCCGTGGACTTCCGCATCAACGCCACGCTCAACGCCTCGCAGACGGCAGTGCCGTACGGTGCCGCGTCGGCGTACCTGTCCGTGAGCGCGGGCACGCTGGCGTTCGCGGTGCAGCCGTCGCCCAGTGAGTCAGCGGACAAGCCCCGGTCGCTTGCCTCCCTGAACCAGATCCGGGTGTCGGATGGCGCCAGCCTGACGGTGCTGGGCGCCGGCCAGGCGCGGGACACGGTGAGCGGTCGTGCGGCGGCGCTCTCCGCGTATGTGGACGACGTCACGCAGCCGGCGGGCGGCCAGGCGCGGCTGCGGGTGATCAATGGCGCCGCCGATGCCGATGGGCTGGATCTCTACGTCACGCCAGCCGGCGGCGCGGTCACCGGCACGCCCACCTTCGCCGGCGTGGACTACCGGAGCACGCTCACCACCGTGATGGCGCCCGGCTCCTACACGCTCACGCTCACGGCGCTGTCGGAACCGGCGACGGTGCTGGCAACGGGGAGCATCACGCTGCCCGCCGGGGGGGCGCAGACAGTGGTGGTGGTCGGCTTCAGCGGCACGCTGCCCTTCGGCGTGCCGGTGGCACGCCGCATCGGCTTCGTGACGATGGTGAACCGCGCGCCCTGA